In the Mauremys mutica isolate MM-2020 ecotype Southern chromosome 26, ASM2049712v1, whole genome shotgun sequence genome, aaaggcagaagcaggcaacttatctgggggagctgagagactacagagaagatggtgcaaagatcagtGTGTGCGAATAAGGAAAtagaattaaaatatatatatttggccagacctagtcaaggcatttattacagttctctctcagatggattctctgatgtctaataaggtttgagctgtgattgaagcttttcccacattcagagcatgtgtagggcgtctctcctgtatggattctccgatgtctgataaggtccgcgttctgattgaagcttttcccacattcagagcatgtgtagggtgtgtctcctgtgtggattctccgatgtgtgataaggtttgagctgtgattgaagcttttcccacattcagagcatgtgtagggcgtctctcctgtatggattctcCGATGTTTGATAAGGTCCGcgttctgattgaagcttttcccacattcagagcatgtgtagggcatctcacctgtgtggattctacaatgtgtcaTAAGGcttgagctctgactgaagctttttccGCACTCAGAGCATTTGTAGGGtgtctctcccgtgtggattttctgatgtctattaaggtttgagcgctgactgaagcttttcccgcactcagagcatgtgtagggcatctctcctatgtggattcgctgatgtgagatgagggttgaACGAGCAgtgaagtgtttcccacactcagtgcatccataaggtttctcacccgtgtggattctctgatgtttgaaAAGGTTTGAGctgtgattgaagcttttcccacattcagagcatgtgtagggcgtctctcctgtatggattctcCGATGTTTGATAAGGTCCGCGTTCTGATTGAAGCacttcccgcactcagagcacatgtagggtttctctcttctgtggattctctgatgtgtgaaaaggtctgagctcccattgaagcttttcccacactcatggcatgtgtagtgtgtctcttccatGTTGATGCTCTCACGagtaataaggtctgagtggctactcaTGTTTTCCTCTGGCATcggctgagtctcacaggctctctctttttctgggagtgcacaactcccagaaacattccctttggatcttcctgataaagtcccaggtggttctacttgctcaacATCCTCCTGccggggtttctcctcctcattctcactcaccatcccatcacctgatgggtgacagagagaatccagacgtaggtcactccctgtgccggagagaaaggaaatctcagaaacAGGAATGGTAAAAGCaatgaacaaaccaaaatttgtgtgggagagatcaaacctatcaggagcagattttccataaacccttccccagaggagagagaaagggatcAGTTGTGGTCCGCATTTCACCAGGacactcaggggaaagtgagatcggggagggacctgctgccagttgtcagtcagaataggagggaagccatgagtgacatctgccataatgattccacatctgcagggaacaatcctgaacttgaagagctcacaaggtctttgaaaacatcccaaatgtttcctgtattcacagaCAGTTTTTTAGTTGGTTTATCCAATTTcttacctgtgcaggcagctcttgggagcacttctttctcagagccctggaggtctgggacccacagctcttcccctcgttccagctgcgagatcacatcaggtttggaaactggaaaccctactccagggaaagaaaacaagggaggtcagtggaattattGGGATACTTGGCACacagaatattccatggttttaaccccagctcatttttaagcagtaacatcccaaggtcagcttccttggctcaaagtggcagaagagttattatgattataaatcatattcattaccttagtgcctaggagcaactaacagtgggtccccattgtgctaggcacagtacaaacatagaatagtagatggcccatgccctgaagaatttacgatctaaatagacaagacagacacaaaatgtgggaaggggtagaacccactgttagaacagagatattcaggcctgcctgtaaagcctatactttaagaacttaggtgtatttttaccactaagattctttttttttatagccctgtaactagctaacctgtgtctgggccttctctcactaggataggctgaggccttgttcttaggctaaggcctttggctaagcagcaggagaagccataagctgggaagcgaagggtcacatcctcacatcccaaaccagtcacactgaaataaggtgctattgggctgttaggaagttgATCCtctcctgatagtgcccatcaccaccagataaagaaacaaatcttaagatggttaaagaaaacttagtctgacagcagcctgtctggcaagaaatcacttctcaatggttgtgaaaccctaatttctgtattgttttatctttatgtcccccacttttctattgttaacctgtctggttctctaactgtttctgtctgctgtataattaattttgctaggtataagttaattagggtagtgggatataattggttagggAATTATGTTACAacatgttaggattggttagttaaatttcagtaaaatgattggttaaggtatagctgagaatattactatataaactggggtcaaacaggagggggaagggaaattcgaatcatgtttgttaagggGGGAATGGAGAACTGGGACACAGGTagggctctgcagcatcagagctgggaagagggttacggggtaaacgctctgcggcgtcagagctgggaatggaacactggggaacagactctattgGCGTATCGAGATAAGCCCAACTGGTTTGAAGAGcttcggaatatgcttgcttggaaactaaccctcATCAACATCGCATTATCTCACCAGGTTGCAGCTAGACAGATTTCTTGGATCGGCACCTGCGCCAGGAAGGCTGCTGATGCCTGCACCCTAGTGGAGTGAGCCATCATTTTAGTCGACAGGGGCACCTTCGCCAATTCATAAGAGTAGCGGATGCAGGCCATGATCCAAGACGAGATTCCCTGGGCAGACACTAGATAACCCTTCATTCTGTCTGCGACAGCAACGAACAACTGCGTTGACTTTCAGAACAGCTTCATtctatctatgtagaagtccagtgcCCATCTGACATCCAGGGTATGCAGCCTGCGTTCCTCATCCATCGCATGAGGCTTTGGACAAAAAACCAGTAAGTATATGTCTTGACCAGTATGAAACTGGGAGAAGAGCTTGGGCAAAAAAGCTGGGTGCAGacacagctggaccttgtccttatagaagactATATAAGGCGGCTCCGACGTGAGTGTCCTGATGTCAGACACCCTATGGGCCAAAGATATAGTGACCAAAAAGgagaccttccaggagagaagcgGGAGGGAGCAGGAAGCAAAGGGTTCAAAGTGGGGACCCATGAGCCTTGACAGGTCCCAAGGGGAGACCAGGTCCCAGACATGAGGGTAGAGGTACTCCAGACCTTTCAAGAACTGTGCGCCATCATGGAATGGGTGAagacagggtttttttgtttttttttaaagggttggaagagacttcaggagatcatctagtccaacatcaacttaaatcatcgcagccagtgctttgtcaagctgggccttaaaaacctttaaggatggacattccaccacctccctacggaacccattccagtgcttcaccacccttgtAGTTCAACAtagacctccctcactgaaactagagaccattgctccttgttctgtcatctgccaccgctgagaacagccgagctccatcctctttggaacccaccttcaggtagttgaaggctgctatcaaatcccgcctcactcttctcttctgcagactaaacaatcccaattccctcagcctctcctcataagtcatgtgccccagcctcctaatcattttcactgccctttactggactctctccaatttgtccacatcctttccgtAGTGGGGTACCCAAAACTGgaacgcaatactccagatgtggcctcaccagtgccgaatagaggggaataattagTTCCcttgatctactggcaatgcttctactaatgcagcccaatatgccattagccttcttggcaacaaggacacactgctgactcatatccagcatctCATCCACTATACTCCCCAGGTCATCCTTGAAACAGAGTGTGGAACGACAAAATGGCTTCCAGGTGTACCCTGAAGAAAGACAGCGACAGGCCCAGGAGCTTAAGGTGCAGCAAAGGTCCAGGATGTGCTGTAGTGAGGCCTTTTCAGCACAAATGTGTCAGAGGCCCAACACATGAACcacttccactttgccaggtaggtaACCAtggtggagggtttcctgctgcccagcaggacCTGTTGGACACCATCAGAGCACTGCCATTCGTTCATGCTTATCCACGCAGAAGCCAAGCTGTCAGGTGCAGTGTCGCCAGATACAGATGCAGCAGATCCGGCCAAAGAGGCAGTTGCAGTGAGGTGGCCGCCGAAAGACTCAACAGCATGCCAAACCAGTGTTGGTGAGGCCATGCAGGGGCTATGAGGATGACATTTGCTTTGTTTTGCATCGTCTTTAGCAGGATCTTGTGGATTAAAGGCACTGGCATGAAGGCAGACATCAGTGCTCCGGCCCACTGAATCAAGGAGGCTTCTGACAGGGAGCTTTTGTCCCTTCCCTGCAGAGAACCGAACACGTAGCactttctgttctgcctggatgcAAACAGGTCCACCTGCGGCGTCCCCCATCTGTGGAGGATTAGGTTGTCCACCTCCGGATGGAGTTACCATTCATGGCGAGATGAGAaggtcctgctgaggtgatctgccaggaCGTTCTTGGTTCCTGGCAGGTGGGCGGATACTAGATCAATGGCATGCTGCACACAAAATTCCCAGAGGTTGAGCGCCTCCCAGCAAAGGGCTGAAGATCTGGCACCGCCCTGTCCGTTGATGTAATACATTGTGGCAGTATTATCTGTCAGGACCTACATGTCCAAGAGGAGGGCGAGTGACGGGGATAGGGTCATGAAGGGAACCTCTTGCAGCACCGACTTGggatccagccaccagtccagggatgAGAGGATGTGGCTCAGCACCGTGACGACTCAGTCCAGGGCGTGCCTGCTGGGGATATAGACCGAGGCCAGCCATGCTTGCAGAGGCCGCAGATGAAGTCGAGCATGGCTGACCATGTACGTGCATGCGGCCATGTGGCCCATCAGTCTCAGGCACATGTGGGCCATGGTGAGCAGGTGGCTCTTTACGTGGGAAATCAGGTCCAATATGGCCTAAAAATGCACCTCCAGAAAGCAGGCCCTGGCCCGCGAGTTGTCGAGAAACGCTCTAATAAATTCTATGCGCTCGACTGGCGTCAACGTGGACTTATATGTGTTTATTAGCAGGCCCAGGTCACTGCAGGTGGAGGGCACCAGATCGAGGCTCCTTTGCACCTGCCCCAGAGacctgcccttgatgagccagtcattgAGATATGGGAAGATCTGGATCCCTCGATGTGTCAGATAAGCTGCCACTGGCAtcatgcattttgtgaacactCTGGGAGCCGAGGACAGGCCAAAGGGAAGCACTGTGAACTGGAAGTGGCGCCCAGCCAGCATGAAACGCAGGAAACGCCTGTGTCCCAGGAATATGTAGACATGAAAGTAAACATCCTTGAAGTTGAgagtggcataccagtctcccagatccagggaagggataatggaggCTAGATAGACCAagcaaaaaagacggttactcacctttgtaactgttgttcttcgagatgtgttgctcatatccattccagttaggtgcgcGCGCTCCGCGTGCATGTTCGtcagaagacttttaccctagcaacactcggtgggtcggctgggtgccccctggagtggcgccgctatggcaccagatatataccccggccgacccatccgctcctcagttccttcttgccggctactccgacagtggggaaggagggtgggtttggaatggatatgagcaacacatctcaaagaacaacagttacaaaggtgagtaaccgtcttttcttcttctagtgcttgctcatatccattccagttaggtgattcccaagccttacctaggcggtgggttCGGAGTGAGATGTGGCGGAGTGCAGAACCTccaagccaaaggctgcatcatctctagatTGTTGGACCAGAGCACAGTGCGAAGCAAAGGTGTGGACTGATgaccaggtagctgcgcgacAGATTTCCTGGATTGgtacgtgggccaggaaggcggctgatgaagcctgagctctggtggAATGGGCAGTGAGATGGCCCGAGGGAACATGAGCCAAGGCATAGCACGTGCGTATGCACGCCGTCAACCACGAGGAGATCCTCTGTGAGGAGACGGGCAGGCCTTTCATCCGGTTGGTCACTGCAATGAACAGTTGGGGGGACTTGCGGAACGGCTTCGTCCGATcaatgtaaaaagcgagcgccctatgGACATCTAGGGAGTGTAACTGCTGCTCCCGTGGGGATGAATGAGGCTTTGGGAAGAAAACCGGGAagaagatgtcctgattggtatggaaggccgataccaccttcgggagaaatgccggatgtggtcgcaactgtaccttgtccttgtgaaaaacAGTATACGCTGGGTCCACCGTAAGAGCTCGAAGTTCGGAGACCCTCCtagccgatgtaatggctactaggaaaactgtcttccaggacaggtataatAGTGAGCAAGTGGCCAGTGGTTCAAATGGCGGAATCATAAGCCTATTGAGGACTAGGTTGAGGTCCCAAGTAGGGGTAGGGTGGCGTACCTGGGGGTAGAGGTGCTCGAGTCCCTTATGAAACTGAGTAACTAAGGGGTGTGAAAACACTGAGTGACCACTTTCCCCTGGGTGGAATGTGGAGATGGCCACCAAGTGTACCCGCAAGGAGGACAacgccaggccctgctgcttgagggaccagaggtagtccaagatagtAGGGATGGAGACCTCTGAGGGAGAAGCATTCTGCGCCTCACACCAGCAAGAGAAgcacttccacttggccagatatgtggagcgagtggaaggttttctgctactCAAGAGGATATGCTGTACCGGAGCGGAGCAGCATAACTCTGATTcgtctagccacgcaggagccacgccATGAGATGGAGggcctgcaggtctgggtggcggAGATTGCTGTGATCTTGGGTTATGAGGTCCGGGTGGAGTGGCAGAGTAATTGGGCTGGCTATGGAAAGGTTGAGCAttgtg is a window encoding:
- the LOC123356659 gene encoding zinc finger protein 271-like, whose amino-acid sequence is MPEENMSSHSDLITHESINMEETHYTCHECGKSFNGSSDLSTHQRIHRREKPYMCSECGKSFSRSSALITHCRIHTGEKPYTCTVCGKCFSWSSNLFKHQRIHTGEKPYGCSECGKHFTARSTLISHQRIHIGETPYTCSECGKSFNQRSNLNRHQKVHTGETPYTCSECGKSFNYSSSLMTHCRIHTGEMPYTCSECGKSFSQSSHLIRHQRIHRREKPYMCSECGKCFNQNADLIKHRRIHTGETPYTCSECGKSFNHSSNLFKHQRIHTGEKPYGCTECGKHFTARSTLISHQRIHIGEMPYTCSECGKSFSQRSNLNRHQKIHTGETPYKCSECGKSFSQSSSLMTHCRIHTGEMPYTCSECGKSFNQNADLIKHRRIHTGETPYTCSECGKSFNHSSNLITHRRIHTGDTPYTCSECGKSFNQNADLIRHRRIHTGETPYTCSECGKSFNHSSNLIRHQRIHLRENCNKCLD